The following DNA comes from Micromonospora chokoriensis.
GCTCAGCCGAGCGCCGCCTCCGCAGCCGCCAGGAAAGCGTCGTTCTCCGCCGGGGTGCCGATGGTGACCCGGACGCCGTCGCCGACGAACGGCCGCACGATCACGCCCCGCGCCTCGCACGCCTTACCGAACGCCACCGAACGGTCGGTCAGCGGCAGCCAGACGAAGTTGGCCTGGCTCGTCGGCACGTCGGGCAGGAACTTGCGCAGCGCCTCGGTGACCCGGTCCCGCTCGGCGATGACCAGGGCACACCGGCGCTCCATCTCGGCTGCCTGGGTCAACGCGGCGAGCGCCCCGGCCTGGGCGGCCGTGCTGGTGGAGAACGGGGTGGTCACCTTGCGGATCGCGGCAGCCACCACCGGCTGGGCAACCAACCAGCCGATCCGCAGCCCCGCCAGCCCCCACGCCTTCGACAGGGTGCGCAGCACCGCCACGTTCGGCCGGTCCACGTAGTCGAGCCCGTCCGGCACCTCCGCGTCGGTGACGAACTCCCGGTACGCCTCGTCGATCACCACCAGCACGTCGTCCGGCACCGCGTCGAGGAACGCGTCCAGTTCCGCCCGGCGTACCGCGGTGCCCGTGGGGTTGTTCGGGTTGCAGACCAGGATCATCCGGGTGCGGTCGGTCACGGCCGCGGCCATTGCCGTCAGGTCGTGCCCGTGCCCGGCGTCGTTGGGCACCCGCACGCTCGTCGCGCCGCTGGTCGCCGCGATGATCGGGTACGCCTCGAAGGAGCGCCACGAGTAGAGCACCTCGTCCCCGGGCAGGCAGGTCGCCCGGACCAGGTGCTCGGCGAGCGCCACCGACCCGCAGCCGGTGGCGATCCGGTCGGCGTCCATGCCGTACCGCTCGGCCAGCGCCTCCCGCAGCGCGACCACGCCCATGTCCGGGTAGCGGTGCGAGGCCGTGATCGCCTCGGTGACCGCCTCCACCACACCCGGCAGCGGCCCGTACGGAACCTCGTTGCTGGCCAGCTTGACGGCCTCCGGAAGGCCCAACTCGCGAGCCAGGTCGGCGGGGCTGCGCCCAGGCACGTAGTTGGGCAACGCTTCCAGGTCGGCGCGGGTCAGCCGCAGGGCCGGCTGGTGACGTCCGGAGTCGGTCATGGAGTGTCTCCCGAGGGCTGGTTGCGGTCGTCCGAGGGGGTGGGACCGGGGCGGTAGGGAACCTCGACGACCACCGTCTGCGCGCGCTTGTCGTGCAGCGCCTGACGCAGGGGGTGGTCGAAGAGTGGAGAGAGGGAGTCGACCAGTTGCAGCACCAGGCCGATCCCGGCGCAGTACCAGAGCAGCGTCGGCAGGCCCAGCGTGCTCCACCGGCTCAGTGCCCGGCCGACGCCCAGCGGCTCGTCGGCGGCCATCGGCACCGCTCGGATCCGCATCACCCGCTTGCCGAAGGTCTGCCCACCGGAGGCCATGGAGGGCACCTCGTACGCCAGCCACAGCGCGGTGGCGATCAGCAGGATCACCACAAGCAGCGATCCCGCCTGCTCACCGGGGATCGGCATGCCCTCGGCGGACCTGTCGCGGTTCGCGACGCGCCGGGCGAACTCCTGCCAGTACGGTGCCCACTCCTGCGCCCAGCGCCAGATGAACCAGCCGTTGACCAGCACGTTCAGCGCGAGAATGAGGCCGAAGTCGATCAGCCGGGCGGTGAGTCGGCGACCGTAGCCGGCGAGCCGGTGGCCATGCGGCCTCGGCTCGGGCGGTCGCCCGGGCCAGCCGGGCTGACCAGCCGGCGGCACCCAACCAGGTGGGCCGCCCTGCGGCACCCAACCAGGTGGGCCGCCCTGCGGACCCCATCCCGGCGGTCCGCCCTGCGGACCCCATCCCGGGCCTGGCCCCGGTGGTGGGCCGTAGCCCGACTGTGGGCCGTACCCGGGTGGTGGGCCCTGGTGCGGCCCGCCCGGCGCGACGGCTTCGGAGCCGGGGGCCGCCGGGCCGGAGGTCGGAGTCGCTGCCGGGGTGACCGGCTCGACCGGCTCGACCTGCGGAGGACCGTCCGGCGGTGTGGCGTCGACGGGAATGGGCGCGCCGAGCCAACCCTCGCCGTCCCAGTAGCGTCGGGTCTCGGTGTCGGCGGGGTCGACGTACCAGCCGGGTTGCACGCTCACGCCGTCGCTCCGCTTCGCTGCGCGACGGCGCGAGGCGCCACGCTACTGAGCCTGCTGGTTCGCTCGCTGCGCTCGCTCACGTGGACACCTTAACGACGACGGTTCCGGCGAACTTGTCGTGGAGGCACTGCTGCCACGGCTTGTCCCAGAGCTGCCACAGACCGTCGGCGTAGCTGAACCCCGGAACCAGTGACGCGGCCAGGTACTGCACCAGCCACCGCCGGCCGGCCATCCCCCGGTCCAGCGTCCGGGACGGGTCGAGCGGCACCACGCGCAGCTTCATGAGCTTCTTGCCGAGCGTCTGGCCGCCGCGCTTGAGGTACTCCACGTGGTAGAGCCAGTAGAGCCCGAGCATCAGCACGAAGAGCACGAGCTGGAGCAGCAGGAGCGGCAGGAAGAACTCGACGAAGAAGGTGCCCGGGTCGGGCTCCATGAGGGTGTCGTCCGGGTTGGTCCGGCTCAGCTCGCTGAACATCCGCCACCAGAGGACGACGAAGACCGGCATGTACAGCACCAACAGGACGGCAGTCGCCAACGCCGTGTCGATCAGCCAGGCCAGGAACCGGTCACCGAAGCCGGCCAGCGGCTGACCGCTCGGGCTCAGCGGCGGAGGTGGAGGCGGGCCGGGTGGCCCGGCGTACCACTGCGGTGGGGCGTACCCGGGTGGGGCGTACTGCGGCGGCGCGGCGTACCCCTGGGGGTGTGGTCCGGGCGGCGGCGCGACGCCGCCGGCGGCGGGCTGGGGCCCACCGGCCGGCGGCGTCGGGTACGACGGAGGCTGCGTCACGCTCGCAAGTGTTACAGGTTGCCGCGGGCTTCCTGCTCGCGCTCGATCGCCTGGAACAGCGCCTTGAAGTTGCCCTTGCCGAAGCCCAGCGAGCCGTGCCGCTCGATCAGCTCGAAGAAGACCGTCGGGCGGTCCTGCACCGGCTTGGTGAAGATCTGGAGCAGGTAGCCGTCCTCGTCCCGGTCGACCAGGATCTTGCGGGTCTTCAGCTCCTCGATCGGCACCCGGACCTTGCCGATGCGCTCGCGCAGCTCCGGGTCGTCGTAGTACGAGTCCGGGGTGTCCAGGAACTCCACGCCGGCCGCTCGCATCGCGTCGACGCTGGCCAGGATGTCGTTGGTGGCGACGGCGATGTGCTGCGCGCCCGGGCCCCGATAAAACTCCAGGTACTCGTCGATCTGCGACTTCTTGCGGGCGATCGCCGGCTCGTTGAGCGGGAACTTCACCTTG
Coding sequences within:
- a CDS encoding RDD family protein, translating into MSVQPGWYVDPADTETRRYWDGEGWLGAPIPVDATPPDGPPQVEPVEPVTPAATPTSGPAAPGSEAVAPGGPHQGPPPGYGPQSGYGPPPGPGPGWGPQGGPPGWGPQGGPPGWVPQGGPPGWVPPAGQPGWPGRPPEPRPHGHRLAGYGRRLTARLIDFGLILALNVLVNGWFIWRWAQEWAPYWQEFARRVANRDRSAEGMPIPGEQAGSLLVVILLIATALWLAYEVPSMASGGQTFGKRVMRIRAVPMAADEPLGVGRALSRWSTLGLPTLLWYCAGIGLVLQLVDSLSPLFDHPLRQALHDKRAQTVVVEVPYRPGPTPSDDRNQPSGDTP
- the hisC gene encoding histidinol-phosphate transaminase, producing MTDSGRHQPALRLTRADLEALPNYVPGRSPADLARELGLPEAVKLASNEVPYGPLPGVVEAVTEAITASHRYPDMGVVALREALAERYGMDADRIATGCGSVALAEHLVRATCLPGDEVLYSWRSFEAYPIIAATSGATSVRVPNDAGHGHDLTAMAAAVTDRTRMILVCNPNNPTGTAVRRAELDAFLDAVPDDVLVVIDEAYREFVTDAEVPDGLDYVDRPNVAVLRTLSKAWGLAGLRIGWLVAQPVVAAAIRKVTTPFSTSTAAQAGALAALTQAAEMERRCALVIAERDRVTEALRKFLPDVPTSQANFVWLPLTDRSVAFGKACEARGVIVRPFVGDGVRVTIGTPAENDAFLAAAEAALG
- a CDS encoding RDD family protein → MTQPPSYPTPPAGGPQPAAGGVAPPPGPHPQGYAAPPQYAPPGYAPPQWYAGPPGPPPPPPLSPSGQPLAGFGDRFLAWLIDTALATAVLLVLYMPVFVVLWWRMFSELSRTNPDDTLMEPDPGTFFVEFFLPLLLLQLVLFVLMLGLYWLYHVEYLKRGGQTLGKKLMKLRVVPLDPSRTLDRGMAGRRWLVQYLAASLVPGFSYADGLWQLWDKPWQQCLHDKFAGTVVVKVST